The following are encoded in a window of Amycolatopsis lexingtonensis genomic DNA:
- a CDS encoding aromatic ring-hydroxylating dioxygenase subunit alpha — protein sequence MSAIPRDQWYVAAYGAEIGAELFSRTICGEPVLFWRTRDGSVTAVADRCVHRRFPLSQKPSRLVDDQVVCGYHGFTYGADGKCVAVPGQTRVPRTARLARYPVVEQDSFVWVFIGDPANADAARIPRAPYLDSPGYTTVAGMEPLKARYSLLVDNLLDLSHETYLHGGYIGTPEVAATPITTEVDEENGVVYVSRHMDDAECPPFYAKSTGLQGRIARWQDIEYTPPCLYKLHSRIAPVGSVPRPDGSDPDAFHVEVVYAITPETEHSTHDFWAVARDFALDDEGVSAFLAENNRTVVLQDVEALDVLERVIATEPAGYQELSVNIDTGGLAARRMLQRLVSP from the coding sequence ATGAGCGCCATTCCCCGTGACCAGTGGTACGTCGCCGCCTACGGTGCCGAGATCGGTGCGGAGTTGTTCAGCCGCACCATTTGCGGCGAGCCGGTCCTGTTCTGGCGGACCCGGGACGGGAGCGTGACGGCCGTGGCCGACCGGTGCGTGCACCGCCGGTTCCCGTTGTCCCAGAAGCCTTCGCGGCTCGTCGACGACCAGGTCGTCTGCGGCTACCACGGCTTCACCTACGGCGCGGACGGCAAGTGCGTCGCGGTGCCGGGGCAAACCCGGGTGCCGAGGACCGCCCGGCTCGCGCGGTACCCCGTCGTGGAGCAGGACTCCTTCGTCTGGGTGTTCATCGGCGACCCCGCGAACGCCGACGCCGCGCGGATTCCCCGGGCCCCCTACCTCGATTCGCCCGGCTACACGACGGTCGCCGGGATGGAACCGCTGAAGGCGCGGTATTCGCTGCTGGTCGACAACCTGCTGGACCTGTCGCACGAGACCTACCTGCACGGCGGCTACATCGGCACCCCGGAGGTCGCCGCGACGCCGATCACGACCGAAGTCGACGAGGAGAACGGCGTCGTCTACGTCTCGCGGCACATGGACGACGCGGAATGCCCGCCCTTCTACGCCAAGTCGACCGGCCTGCAGGGGCGCATCGCGCGCTGGCAGGACATCGAGTACACCCCGCCGTGCCTGTACAAGCTGCACAGCCGCATCGCGCCGGTCGGGTCCGTGCCGCGCCCGGACGGCAGCGATCCGGACGCCTTCCACGTCGAGGTCGTCTACGCGATCACGCCGGAGACCGAGCACTCGACGCACGACTTCTGGGCCGTGGCACGGGACTTCGCGCTCGACGACGAAGGCGTTTCGGCGTTCCTGGCCGAGAACAACCGCACGGTGGTGCTGCAGGACGTCGAAGCACTCGACGTCCTCGAGCGGGTCATCGCCACCGAACCCGCGGGCTACCAGGAACTTTCGGTCAACATCGACACCGGCGGCCTGGCCGCGCGCCGGATGCTGCAGCGGCTGGTTTCGCCGTGA
- a CDS encoding IclR family transcriptional regulator: MPHRGRVPGATGPVLGRALKVLEAFSPDHPELRLSEVARRAGLPAATAHRLLREFCEWGALERDEAGVYRVGLRLWELGSLAPRGLGLRERALPFLEDLSQITRENVQLAVREGTEVVFIERIAGSGAVPVLTRVGGRFALTATGVGLVLLAHAPADVQEDVLAGRIERYTPETVTDPDRLRHLLADVRTHGFSISERQVTLDSLSVGAPIHDARGQVVAAVSLVVRYGSASPHALAPLVRTSARAISRALG; encoded by the coding sequence GTGCCGCATCGAGGTCGCGTTCCGGGCGCCACCGGGCCGGTGCTCGGCCGCGCGCTCAAGGTGCTCGAGGCGTTCTCGCCGGACCACCCCGAGCTGCGGCTGAGCGAGGTCGCGCGCCGGGCCGGGCTGCCCGCGGCCACCGCGCACCGGCTACTGCGCGAGTTCTGCGAGTGGGGCGCGCTCGAGCGGGACGAAGCGGGCGTCTACCGCGTCGGGCTGCGGCTGTGGGAGCTGGGCTCGCTCGCCCCGCGCGGCCTGGGCCTGCGGGAACGCGCGTTGCCGTTCCTGGAGGACCTTTCGCAGATCACACGGGAGAACGTCCAGCTCGCCGTCCGCGAAGGCACCGAGGTCGTGTTCATCGAGCGCATCGCCGGCTCGGGGGCGGTCCCGGTGCTGACCCGCGTCGGCGGCCGGTTCGCCCTGACCGCGACCGGCGTCGGGCTCGTCCTGCTCGCCCACGCGCCCGCCGACGTGCAGGAAGACGTCCTCGCCGGCCGGATCGAGCGCTACACGCCGGAAACCGTCACCGACCCGGACCGCCTGCGGCACCTGCTCGCCGACGTCCGCACCCACGGGTTCTCCATCAGCGAGCGCCAGGTAACCCTCGACAGCCTCTCGGTCGGCGCCCCGATCCACGACGCCCGCGGGCAGGTGGTCGCGGCGGTCTCCCTCGTCGTGCGGTACGGCAGCGCCTCGCCGCACGCGCTGGCCCCCCTGGTCCGCACGAGCGCCCGCGCGATCTCCCGCGCCCTCGGCTGA
- a CDS encoding MerR family transcriptional regulator, with protein sequence MITIGRLAAYAGVSIKTVRVYHAKGLLPEPDRDASGYRRYTAAHAIDLLKIRTLAEAGVPLARIKELGDATPDEVREALHDVDRELTARIKDLRETQRRLRRLGSGLVHGLPPEVARHLEHLPGLGFSARWVAMETDLWILVYATHPELAAESFRDQAEALTDPGLRQLYLDYDRAHDLDPADPALTVLAGRIVAATRRRYGSGPLPGLDAPSAVPALIQNAVNAESPAWRRLDELLRAQLIPGR encoded by the coding sequence GTGATCACCATCGGCAGGCTGGCCGCGTACGCCGGCGTTTCGATCAAGACGGTCCGCGTCTACCACGCGAAGGGCCTGCTCCCGGAACCCGACCGGGACGCGTCCGGCTACCGGCGCTACACCGCCGCCCACGCGATCGACCTGCTCAAGATCCGCACGCTCGCCGAAGCCGGTGTCCCGCTGGCGCGCATCAAGGAACTCGGCGACGCGACTCCCGACGAGGTCCGCGAAGCCCTGCACGACGTCGATCGCGAGCTGACCGCGCGCATCAAGGACCTCCGGGAAACGCAGCGGCGGCTCCGGCGGCTCGGGTCCGGCCTGGTGCACGGGCTGCCACCCGAGGTCGCGCGGCACCTCGAGCACCTTCCCGGACTGGGCTTTTCCGCACGCTGGGTCGCCATGGAGACGGACCTGTGGATCCTGGTCTACGCGACGCACCCGGAGCTGGCCGCGGAGTCCTTCCGCGATCAGGCGGAGGCCCTGACCGACCCCGGCCTGCGGCAGCTCTACCTGGACTACGACCGCGCCCACGACCTGGACCCGGCGGACCCGGCGCTCACCGTCTTGGCGGGACGGATCGTCGCGGCCACCCGGCGGCGCTACGGCTCCGGTCCCCTGCCCGGCCTGGACGCGCCGTCGGCCGTCCCGGCGCTGATCCAGAACGCGGTGAACGCCGAGTCCCCGGCGTGGCGACGCCTCGACGAGCTGCTCCGCGCGCAGCTGATCCCGGGGAGGTAG